The stretch of DNA AGTCTCACATTTTTCAGTTCTGAATCTCTCATTTTCCCCTTAATTATAAGATATGGAAGATTGCGTTTTTATTTGTGATAAAACCCATAGGTAGAATATACATAAAGGtcacataaaaatacatgaagatgATAATTAAACATAATATATAGTGTTGGATAGGAAGTTAAAGGGCTACCTATATTTTGTTTATAGTATCACTAATGCCAATACATAGAAGCACTTCTTGCATGAAGAGTATGTTTTAGCAGTTAATACTAGTgcaaacatgttaaaaaatatttttagaactaCAACCTCAAAACATTTAATTGAACTCAATCTCTTGGATTGGTTTACCACTTGATAAATGGCCCTGGTTTAGAAAACCTTTCAACAACATACCAGGGAAAAGCAACAAGAAGCCCATGACTTGCAGAAGCAATTACAGAAAATTACTTGGGAACAGTAGCACCATTCCACATTATAATATGCACATTTGTTATATTGCACCTTCCTGAGTTGAACTTTGAAAATGGTAGCCACACAAAATGCCAGAATGGATGAATTCATCCAAAGCGGGGCCTTCACTGGTGGTAGTAGTAATCTTGCCCATCATAGCTGTCGTAGCTGCGCCCTTTATAGTAGCTGTACTCATCCTCGTAGGCTCGGTAATTATCGCCACGAGGTTCTCCATTCTCATTTTCGTAGACTTCATATTCGTTGTTATATTCATGGGTGCCTGTCTGTTCATACTCTTCCTCATATCTAGTGGTGGTGGATTCCGCAGATGGTCGGGTGGTCCCGTAGAGCTCTGGTGGTGGGGTTGTGGGTTGAAACCCACCATTTGGAGAGGTTGTTGTCTCAGAACCACCATTGTCCTGCCTTCCAGCCACTGTGGCTCCTTCTGCATTGATTTCAGTGACACTTTCCTCTTCACCTTCTTCTTCTCCGTTGTTTCCATCACTGCTGCCATTGCCATTTTCTACCTCTGTGCTGTTGGTGCTGGTGCTGTTTATGCCTTGTTCGTTTTCATCCacttctgcttcattttcttcattttcttcctcttcctcttcttcttcttcttcatcactttcctccttttttgtAGACTTTTTTGTATCCCCAGCCTGTAAGGAGAAGTTTGAAAGAATCCACATTTGGtgtgaaaatgtaaaaacttaaGACCATTATTTCATCCAACACA from Suricata suricatta isolate VVHF042 chromosome 1, meerkat_22Aug2017_6uvM2_HiC, whole genome shotgun sequence encodes:
- the IBSP gene encoding bone sialoprotein 2 isoform X2, giving the protein MKTALILLSILGMACAFSMKNLHRRAKVEDSEENGVFKYRPRYYLYKNTYFYPPLKRFPVQSSSDSSEENGDGDSSEEEEEEEASNEEENNEENANSDENEDEESEAENTTLSATPGYGEITPGTGNIGLAAIQLPKKAGDTKKSTKKEESDEEEEEEEEEENEENEAEVDENEQGINSTSTNSTEVENGNGSSDGNNGEEEGEEESVTEINAEGATVAGRQDNGGSETTTSPNGGFQPTTPPPELYGTTRPSAESTTTRYEEEYEQTGTHEYNNEYEVYENENGEPRGDNYRAYEDEYSYYKGRSYDSYDGQDYYYHQ
- the IBSP gene encoding bone sialoprotein 2 isoform X1, translating into MKTALILLSILGMACAFSQMKNLHRRAKVEDSEENGVFKYRPRYYLYKNTYFYPPLKRFPVQSSSDSSEENGDGDSSEEEEEEEASNEEENNEENANSDENEDEESEAENTTLSATPGYGEITPGTGNIGLAAIQLPKKAGDTKKSTKKEESDEEEEEEEEEENEENEAEVDENEQGINSTSTNSTEVENGNGSSDGNNGEEEGEEESVTEINAEGATVAGRQDNGGSETTTSPNGGFQPTTPPPELYGTTRPSAESTTTRYEEEYEQTGTHEYNNEYEVYENENGEPRGDNYRAYEDEYSYYKGRSYDSYDGQDYYYHQ